The Bos indicus x Bos taurus breed Angus x Brahman F1 hybrid chromosome 11, Bos_hybrid_MaternalHap_v2.0, whole genome shotgun sequence genome includes a region encoding these proteins:
- the DGUOK gene encoding deoxyguanosine kinase, mitochondrial isoform X2 produces the protein MMYQEPARWSYTFQTFSFLSRLKVQLEPFPEKLLAVGRAVQIFERSVYSDRYIFAKTLFENGSLSDIEWHIYQDWHYFLLQEFASRLRLHGFIYLQAAPQVCLKRLQRRARQEEKEVELAYLEQLHGQHEAWLVHKTTPLHSEALLNIPVLVLDVNDDFSEEVTIQEELMRRVNTFVKNL, from the exons ATGATGTACCAGGAGCCAGCACGATGGTCCTATACCTTCCAGACATTTTCTTTCCTGAGCCGCCTGAAAGTACAGTTGGAGCCCTTCCCTGAGAAACTCTTAGCGGTTGGGAGGGCAGTACAGATCTTTGAGAGGTCTGTGTACAGCGACAG GTATATCTTTGCAAAGACTCTTTTTGAAAATGGTTCCCTCAGTGACATTGAATGGCATATCTATCAGGACTGGCATTATTTTCTCCTGCAGGAGTTTGCCAGCCGGCTCAGATTGCATGGCTTCATCTACCTTCAGGCTGCTCCCCAG GTTTGTTTAAAGAGACTACAGCGGAGGGCCcggcaagaggagaaagaagttGAGTTGGCCTATCTGGAGCAGCTTCATGGTCAACACGAAGCCTGGCTTGTCCACAAGACAACCCC GCTCCACTCTGAGGCTCTGCTGAACATTCCAGTGCTTGTGTTGGATGTCAATGATGATTTTTCGGAAGAAGTAACCATACAAGAAGAGCTCATGAGGAGG GTAAACACCTTTGTAAAGAATCTATAA